A window from Leptolyngbyaceae cyanobacterium encodes these proteins:
- a CDS encoding aspartyl protease family protein has translation MQIKSNNEMGKVFATLTIVNRADQIRAEDGTISPEQIRSITLKNVLVDTGATTLCLPPEAIAKLGLKLLKEVDVATAMGIGKARIFQDAKISMFDREGTFECLELPGGGDPLLGVIPLESLGLEIDLQNQTLKPLPISPTETYLTIL, from the coding sequence ATGCAAATTAAAAGCAACAACGAAATGGGAAAAGTTTTCGCAACTCTGACAATCGTTAATCGCGCCGACCAAATTCGAGCAGAAGATGGGACAATTTCACCAGAACAAATCCGGTCTATAACGCTTAAAAATGTATTGGTAGACACGGGAGCCACTACTTTGTGTTTACCGCCGGAAGCGATCGCCAAATTGGGACTAAAACTACTCAAAGAAGTAGACGTAGCAACAGCAATGGGAATTGGCAAAGCCCGAATTTTCCAAGATGCTAAAATCTCTATGTTCGATCGGGAAGGAACGTTCGAGTGTTTGGAGTTACCGGGAGGTGGCGATCCGCTTTTGGGAGTAATTCCTTTGGAATCTTTGGGGTTAGAAATCGATCTGCAAAATCAAACATTGAAGCCTTTACCCATTAGTCCAACTGAAACTTATTTGACGATTTTGTAG
- a CDS encoding DUF2283 domain-containing protein, translated as MAAKLTVEYDRVGDILYINKCSPYAEQESAEIEYGIVARLNPVTEEIENLEVMFFSKRFQESNVFELPIMADLHLSLKA; from the coding sequence ATGGCAGCGAAATTAACTGTTGAATACGATCGAGTGGGTGATATTCTCTACATAAACAAATGTTCTCCTTATGCAGAACAAGAATCAGCGGAAATTGAATACGGAATTGTTGCTCGTCTTAATCCCGTAACTGAGGAAATTGAAAATTTGGAAGTAATGTTTTTCTCGAAGCGTTTTCAGGAAAGTAATGTTTTTGAACTACCAATTATGGCAGATTTACATCTATCGCTGAAAGCTTAA
- a CDS encoding DUF433 domain-containing protein, translating to MAIQSVISEHIEITPGVCGGKPRIAGHRIKVQDVVIWHESMGMSPDEIVYHYPSITLADVYAALAYYHDHIQEIRQQIDEDEKFVRELEAKTPSLVQQKLRKQNVKNDSISPG from the coding sequence ATGGCTATTCAAAGCGTAATTTCCGAACATATTGAAATCACTCCTGGTGTTTGTGGCGGTAAACCACGTATTGCCGGACATCGAATTAAAGTGCAGGATGTTGTGATTTGGCACGAAAGCATGGGAATGTCTCCTGATGAAATCGTGTATCATTATCCAAGTATTACCTTGGCTGATGTATATGCAGCTTTGGCGTATTATCACGACCATATCCAAGAAATCCGACAACAGATTGATGAAGATGAAAAATTTGTGCGGGAGTTGGAGGCTAAAACTCCTTCTTTGGTTCAGCAAAAACTAAGGAAGCAAAATGTCAAGAACGATTCGATTTCACCTGGATGA
- a CDS encoding DUF5615 family PIN-like protein — protein MSRTIRFHLDENVSNSIADSLRRRGIDVTTTPEQGLISAPDEEQLAFAISQERVIFTQDADFLRLNQAGATHTGIAFCRKNTRSIGEIVSGLILIWECLEPEEMRDRVEFI, from the coding sequence ATGTCAAGAACGATTCGATTTCACCTGGATGAGAATGTTAGCAATTCCATAGCAGATAGCCTACGAAGACGTGGGATTGATGTAACTACCACACCAGAACAAGGACTTATTTCTGCACCAGATGAGGAACAACTAGCTTTTGCAATTTCTCAGGAACGAGTAATTTTTACCCAAGACGCAGATTTTTTACGGCTAAATCAAGCTGGTGCTACTCACACTGGAATTGCTTTCTGTCGTAAGAATACTCGGTCAATTGGCGAAATTGTGAGCGGGTTGATTTTAATCTGGGAGTGCCTTGAACCAGAGGAAATGCGCGATCGCGTAGAATTTATTTGA
- a CDS encoding PEP-CTERM sorting domain-containing protein (PEP-CTERM proteins occur, often in large numbers, in the proteomes of bacteria that also encode an exosortase, a predicted intramembrane cysteine proteinase. The presence of a PEP-CTERM domain at a protein's C-terminus predicts cleavage within the sorting domain, followed by covalent anchoring to some some component of the (usually Gram-negative) cell surface. Many PEP-CTERM proteins exhibit an unusual sequence composition that includes large numbers of potential glycosylation sites. Expression of one such protein has been shown restore the ability of a bacterium to form floc, a type of biofilm.), giving the protein MCRKLAQGLLWLGHSSECDRLSCGDVRSCQASLYTHKIPFFGETRFMISTQTFIKATTLGLAAITISTTAYAASTPIDLRTWTKEGAPANGNWAVSADGSSVLQTINGSPTFFVSPDNFINTTINGKFKVNHLDDDFIGFVFGYQSPITANGDKANDFDFLLFDWKQARQTTRNYTAQEGFSLSKVNGNITNYDPGFWAHKDSTQFDVLATDYGNDKGWKNKTEYDFTLLYQTDRIKIDIDGKNIFDVSGDFQPGRFGFYNFSQPQVTYSGFTQEETPPAKSVPEPSSTLGLLAFGTFGASSLLKRKQQQKVLNLVVSDR; this is encoded by the coding sequence GTGTGTAGGAAGCTAGCTCAAGGCTTGCTGTGGTTGGGTCACAGTTCGGAGTGCGATCGGCTTTCCTGTGGAGATGTGCGATCGTGCCAAGCAAGTCTTTACACCCACAAAATACCCTTTTTTGGAGAAACCAGGTTTATGATTTCTACCCAAACATTTATCAAAGCAACAACTTTGGGATTGGCTGCTATTACCATCAGCACTACCGCTTATGCAGCATCAACCCCAATAGATTTGAGAACATGGACAAAGGAAGGCGCACCTGCAAACGGCAATTGGGCTGTATCTGCTGATGGAAGTTCAGTTCTTCAGACTATTAACGGGAGTCCCACATTCTTTGTCAGTCCAGATAACTTCATCAATACGACTATCAACGGAAAATTTAAGGTCAATCACCTAGATGACGATTTTATAGGCTTTGTATTTGGTTATCAATCGCCGATTACTGCAAATGGCGACAAGGCTAATGACTTCGACTTTCTTCTGTTCGACTGGAAGCAAGCTCGCCAAACAACTAGAAACTATACTGCTCAAGAAGGTTTCAGCTTGAGCAAAGTTAACGGAAATATCACTAACTACGATCCAGGCTTCTGGGCGCATAAAGACAGTACCCAGTTTGATGTACTTGCTACAGACTACGGCAACGACAAAGGTTGGAAAAATAAAACTGAATACGATTTCACGCTGCTGTATCAAACAGATCGCATCAAGATTGATATTGATGGGAAAAATATCTTTGATGTCAGCGGTGATTTTCAACCAGGACGCTTCGGTTTTTATAACTTTTCACAGCCGCAGGTTACCTATTCAGGATTTACCCAAGAAGAAACTCCACCCGCAAAATCTGTTCCCGAACCTTCTTCTACATTAGGTTTATTAGCATTTGGTACTTTCGGTGCTAGTTCCCTGCTGAAACGCAAACAGCAACAGAAAGTTTTGAATTTAGTTGTAAGCGATCGATAA
- a CDS encoding DUF1822 family protein, whose amino-acid sequence MVKLVMNEVMEKHLFTVPLSFEAHAIAKDSCQQQPDLQKAKQIYLNTLAIYAVEFYLRCLGFDTNWCQSDSRNPLMLKFMDIADLDIDGIGKLECRFVLPKAEVCHIPTDVIWEERIGYVVVQLHESLKEATLLGFTPTAAPEVPLNQLQPLQNLIALLLQKKQSAPVNLREWFAGVIEAGWQEIEQLLSIEKVELAFMFRDAVTIARGQQIDLGMELAGKPLGLVVMLPPEPDSEVEIRVQLHPLGGENYLPPGVKLIVNDASGQPVIDTESREVDNFIQLHFSAELGEQFSVTIAIGESSNTQDFCL is encoded by the coding sequence GTGGTAAAATTAGTTATGAACGAAGTAATGGAAAAGCATCTTTTTACAGTTCCCCTATCTTTTGAAGCCCATGCGATCGCGAAGGATAGTTGCCAACAGCAACCCGACCTGCAAAAAGCCAAACAAATTTACCTCAATACTTTGGCTATCTACGCAGTAGAATTTTACCTCCGTTGCCTGGGTTTTGACACCAATTGGTGTCAAAGTGATAGCCGCAATCCCCTGATGCTAAAATTTATGGATATTGCCGATTTAGATATCGATGGAATCGGCAAGTTAGAATGTCGTTTCGTCTTACCAAAAGCCGAAGTTTGCCACATTCCCACTGACGTAATTTGGGAAGAAAGAATCGGTTATGTTGTCGTGCAATTACACGAATCTTTGAAAGAAGCTACTCTGCTGGGATTCACTCCCACCGCCGCGCCGGAAGTGCCACTCAATCAACTGCAACCTTTACAAAATTTAATTGCGCTTTTGTTGCAAAAAAAACAATCTGCGCCCGTCAATCTGAGAGAATGGTTTGCGGGAGTAATTGAGGCTGGTTGGCAAGAAATCGAACAGCTTTTAAGCATCGAGAAAGTCGAATTAGCCTTCATGTTTAGAGACGCCGTAACGATCGCCCGTGGTCAACAAATCGACTTGGGAATGGAATTGGCAGGCAAGCCATTAGGCTTAGTAGTCATGCTGCCCCCAGAACCAGATTCAGAAGTAGAAATCCGCGTTCAATTGCATCCTTTAGGAGGTGAAAATTATTTGCCGCCCGGAGTAAAATTAATTGTCAATGACGCATCCGGCCAGCCAGTTATTGACACCGAATCGAGAGAAGTAGATAATTTTATTCAATTGCATTTCAGTGCCGAATTAGGAGAACAATTTAGCGTCACCATCGCCATAGGAGAAAGCAGCAATACCCAAGATTTTTGTTTGTAA
- a CDS encoding pentapeptide repeat-containing protein → MYRELQGRNHQGKSFKGQNLSGANFCGANIQGADFTNANLTNANFSHAEAGLPFKWVIIKSIAAAILSAISGAASVMASYQMVRFLIIKPDEQHLIVTEIFSFLLIFTSNIILLSIAIRKGIQKTFGIVGTAVAVGVTALGILSAIGNDNNPFSNWFRNFRLGNFILAFSNGNNVGAAYIVLPLLLSVAATIIVMVTLSLAVAIAAISTKSHIANLMIVEALVISAIATGIITRNGSRYLLKTIPYPPVAIASQIAVIAIGVGFAIALILFTSKIAWQVLAENEKYLLLHQLAIFLTTIDGTSFRGANLTNANFSYATLKSTDFRFANTTRTLWHKANKLDWAIVNDTILEKPNIRNLLVSGNGYQKLYQNANLRGANLIGSDLSYANLKEADLSEATLEDANLEWANLTQIQAINTNFNHAKLTGTCGLATWNIDSTTQLEWVDCRWVYLLEFPKEGTDDRERRPSSGEFAFGEFTSLFQSVLHTVDLIFRNGIDVTAFTQSFQQVQVENEGTPLDIQSIENKGDGIVVVKVKVPPNANKAKIHSDFMQIYAGNLKAIEQKYQAELKGKEILIDRYHQQNADLMLVIKQLVTKPVRTTTNILSEKIVVINLGNGDFSTGFAAITAQIWLDGHPLPAAFHGKLPAKPEIAALYQQWQSKYENLRLCYQRQGIISRIKPQSQVKQVSIQDIPKIKTEIKNLAADLKKHLNSWLNAEEFSPIKNQLRTKLNTSDEIRVIIQTEDIQLRRIPWHLWDFLADYRQAEVAFSPMISDRIGKSISHRSKVRILAILGNSKEINLEEDKQILENLPDAETVFLVAPTRQEFDRLLWEEQGWDILCFSGHSSTKWDGVNGWIYINQTEKLSIEDLENALQVAIERGLHLAIFNSCDGLGLARHLDNLHVPQIIVMREPVPDIVAQEFLKHFLTSFSSGKSLYYSVREAREKLQSIEGKFPCASWLPVLCQNQAEVPHRWQNFISTNQLNINEFDNKFCVLGGKHE, encoded by the coding sequence ATGTACCGCGAATTACAGGGTAGAAATCACCAAGGAAAATCTTTTAAAGGACAAAACCTCAGCGGTGCTAATTTCTGTGGCGCTAACATTCAAGGTGCAGATTTTACGAATGCAAACTTAACTAATGCCAACTTCAGTCATGCAGAAGCAGGACTACCATTTAAATGGGTAATAATAAAGTCAATTGCTGCTGCCATTTTATCAGCCATATCGGGTGCGGCATCGGTGATGGCATCTTATCAAATGGTAAGATTTTTAATTATCAAACCCGATGAACAACATTTAATTGTTACAGAAATTTTCAGCTTTTTATTAATTTTTACATCAAATATAATATTGTTGTCGATCGCAATTAGAAAAGGAATCCAAAAAACTTTTGGCATCGTGGGAACTGCCGTAGCGGTAGGCGTCACCGCGCTAGGTATTTTATCTGCGATCGGCAATGATAATAACCCCTTTTCTAATTGGTTTAGAAATTTTCGATTAGGTAATTTTATTTTAGCCTTTAGCAATGGAAATAACGTCGGTGCAGCTTATATAGTTTTGCCATTACTTCTGTCAGTCGCCGCCACTATTATTGTGATGGTTACCTTAAGTTTAGCTGTGGCGATCGCAGCTATTTCTACTAAATCGCATATCGCTAATTTAATGATAGTAGAAGCGCTAGTAATAAGTGCGATCGCAACGGGAATAATCACCCGTAACGGATCGAGATACCTGTTAAAAACTATCCCATATCCGCCAGTCGCCATTGCTTCTCAAATCGCCGTAATTGCGATAGGTGTTGGATTTGCGATCGCGTTAATTTTATTCACCAGTAAAATTGCTTGGCAGGTATTAGCAGAAAATGAAAAATACCTCCTGCTTCACCAACTCGCCATCTTTCTTACTACCATCGACGGTACTAGCTTTCGCGGCGCAAACTTAACGAATGCAAATTTCAGTTACGCCACCCTTAAAAGTACCGACTTTCGATTTGCCAATACCACTCGCACATTATGGCATAAAGCTAACAAACTTGACTGGGCGATCGTTAACGATACCATATTAGAAAAACCAAATATCCGCAATTTGCTAGTTAGCGGAAACGGTTATCAAAAATTATATCAAAATGCGAATCTCAGAGGCGCTAACTTAATCGGATCGGACTTGAGTTATGCTAATTTAAAAGAAGCCGATCTCAGCGAAGCAACTTTAGAAGATGCCAATTTGGAATGGGCGAATTTAACCCAAATACAAGCAATTAACACCAACTTCAATCATGCTAAACTGACAGGTACTTGCGGTTTAGCAACTTGGAATATCGACAGCACCACTCAACTAGAATGGGTTGATTGTCGATGGGTTTATCTATTAGAATTTCCTAAAGAAGGAACAGACGATCGCGAACGTCGTCCCAGCAGTGGTGAGTTTGCATTTGGAGAATTTACCAGCTTATTTCAATCAGTCTTGCACACCGTCGATTTAATATTTCGCAACGGCATTGACGTAACCGCTTTTACCCAATCCTTCCAACAAGTGCAAGTTGAAAATGAAGGTACGCCACTAGATATCCAAAGCATTGAAAACAAAGGAGATGGCATTGTAGTAGTAAAAGTGAAAGTACCTCCGAATGCCAACAAAGCGAAAATTCACAGTGATTTCATGCAAATTTATGCAGGAAATCTCAAAGCGATCGAACAAAAATATCAGGCAGAACTAAAAGGTAAAGAAATATTGATCGATCGCTATCATCAGCAAAACGCAGACTTGATGTTAGTGATTAAACAACTAGTTACCAAACCCGTTCGTACCACTACAAATATATTATCAGAAAAAATTGTCGTTATCAATCTAGGAAACGGCGATTTTTCTACCGGATTTGCTGCCATCACTGCCCAAATTTGGTTAGACGGACATCCCTTACCTGCTGCTTTTCACGGCAAATTACCTGCCAAACCAGAAATAGCAGCACTTTATCAACAATGGCAATCAAAATATGAAAATCTCCGCTTATGTTATCAACGTCAAGGCATCATTTCCCGCATTAAACCCCAATCCCAAGTAAAACAAGTTTCCATTCAAGATATCCCTAAAATAAAGACCGAAATTAAAAATTTAGCCGCTGACTTAAAAAAGCATCTCAACAGTTGGTTAAATGCCGAAGAATTTAGCCCGATTAAAAACCAATTACGCACTAAATTAAACACATCCGACGAAATCCGAGTAATTATTCAAACTGAAGATATCCAATTACGCCGCATTCCTTGGCATTTATGGGATTTTTTGGCAGATTACCGCCAAGCAGAAGTAGCTTTTAGTCCGATGATAAGCGATCGGATCGGAAAATCAATTTCTCATCGTTCTAAAGTAAGAATTTTGGCAATTTTAGGAAATAGCAAAGAAATTAACTTAGAAGAAGATAAGCAAATTCTAGAAAATTTACCGGACGCCGAAACAGTATTTTTAGTAGCGCCAACCCGCCAGGAGTTCGATCGATTATTGTGGGAAGAACAAGGATGGGATATTCTTTGTTTTTCCGGGCACAGTTCTACTAAATGGGATGGCGTTAACGGCTGGATTTATATTAATCAAACAGAAAAGTTATCAATCGAAGATTTAGAAAATGCTTTGCAAGTAGCAATTGAACGAGGTTTGCATCTAGCTATTTTCAACTCTTGCGATGGTTTGGGATTAGCACGACATTTGGATAACTTGCACGTTCCCCAAATTATCGTCATGCGGGAACCAGTACCGGACATAGTAGCACAGGAATTTTTAAAGCACTTTCTCACCAGTTTTTCTAGTGGCAAATCTTTATATTATTCTGTAAGGGAAGCGCGAGAAAAGTTGCAAAGTATAGAAGGAAAATTTCCCTGCGCCAGTTGGTTACCAGTCCTTTGTCAAAATCAAGCCGAAGTTCCCCACAGGTGGCAAAATTTCATTTCAACAAATCAATTAAATATTAATGAATTTGATAATAAATTTTGCGTTTTAGGAGGCAAACATGAATAA
- a CDS encoding type IV pilin-like G/H family protein: MNNRRKPIGVSRVFKNQSDGFTLPELLVVLFIITILSAIALPSFLKQVNKAKQAEAQIKIKTFYTSQESFYLENAAFTNSPNYLNNALAESQNYRYYTFLFDRGQIAIHVAEPKNPTLPYYGGGVYFKNDRNGYKQIQTCGPLSTRNTSFLAVVALVRSHCEL, translated from the coding sequence ATGAATAATAGGCGAAAGCCAATCGGTGTATCCAGGGTATTTAAAAACCAATCTGATGGATTTACCTTACCTGAATTACTGGTAGTTTTATTTATTATTACTATTTTATCTGCTATTGCTTTACCTAGTTTTTTGAAACAAGTAAATAAAGCTAAACAAGCAGAAGCACAAATTAAAATAAAAACTTTTTACACATCACAAGAAAGTTTTTATTTAGAAAATGCAGCTTTTACTAATTCTCCTAATTATCTAAATAATGCTTTAGCTGAATCTCAAAATTATCGCTATTATACTTTTCTTTTCGATCGCGGTCAAATCGCCATTCACGTAGCCGAACCAAAAAACCCAACTCTTCCCTATTATGGCGGTGGTGTTTACTTCAAAAACGATCGCAATGGATACAAACAAATCCAAACTTGTGGCCCTTTATCAACCAGAAATACATCATTTCTTGCCGTAGTCGCTTTAGTACGCAGTCATTGTGAACTTTAG
- a CDS encoding DUF6569 family protein has protein sequence MNSQKLVLSTFDFSPYQLGIPQQSGWLTVVPIFGLDNNGKYTSPLSGIKLNRVAGYGNVELANPAEKGIAIVPLHIGYIQDKAQNHALCRSAFIAAGQKLMFQDACCVQQSQGGYLEGREQWFFILPLQLRLEALQLRGKQDYSKLWNAISHLSQQFDLPNRGHLEQIITRQRAFLTQYQSRLELLNDQIGAIFFLGDKLAGIEIAPNAAYFQEMWMPLVCFCYGTASMYFEQKFASNYEQLPVPFPASNLQELRYQLQKNRQQLQEKVIDQLAKTPAEKFSINEEERFCELRLNTAIGNNFAGQFVEDAGKLVYASIFAKPEYLFSQPLTNLVAA, from the coding sequence ATGAACAGCCAAAAATTAGTTTTAAGCACCTTTGACTTTTCCCCATATCAATTGGGGATACCGCAGCAGTCCGGATGGCTGACTGTCGTGCCAATTTTCGGACTAGATAATAATGGTAAATATACTAGTCCTTTGTCTGGCATCAAGTTAAATCGCGTTGCAGGTTATGGCAACGTTGAATTAGCTAATCCTGCCGAAAAAGGGATCGCCATTGTTCCTTTACACATCGGCTATATCCAGGATAAAGCCCAAAATCATGCCTTGTGTCGTTCCGCCTTTATTGCTGCCGGTCAAAAGCTGATGTTTCAAGATGCTTGCTGCGTGCAACAATCTCAAGGCGGTTATTTAGAAGGTCGAGAACAGTGGTTTTTCATCTTACCTTTGCAATTGCGGTTAGAAGCACTGCAACTCAGAGGTAAGCAAGATTACAGCAAACTTTGGAATGCCATTAGCCACCTCAGCCAGCAATTTGATTTGCCAAATCGCGGTCATTTAGAACAGATTATTACCCGCCAAAGAGCATTTCTAACTCAATATCAAAGTCGGTTAGAATTGCTCAACGATCAAATAGGCGCGATCTTTTTCTTAGGAGATAAATTAGCTGGCATAGAAATTGCCCCAAATGCCGCTTACTTCCAAGAAATGTGGATGCCTTTAGTTTGCTTCTGCTACGGTACAGCATCTATGTACTTCGAGCAAAAATTTGCTAGCAACTACGAACAATTACCAGTTCCCTTCCCTGCTAGCAACTTACAAGAACTGCGCTACCAATTGCAGAAAAATCGGCAACAATTGCAAGAAAAGGTAATTGATCAGTTGGCGAAAACTCCCGCTGAAAAATTCTCCATTAATGAAGAAGAAAGATTCTGCGAATTGCGTTTAAATACTGCCATTGGCAATAACTTTGCAGGTCAATTCGTAGAAGATGCTGGCAAACTGGTGTACGCTTCCATATTTGCGAAACCAGAATATCTTTTCTCTCAACCATTGACAAACTTAGTTGCCGCGTAG
- a CDS encoding pentapeptide repeat-containing protein translates to MANIEHLSRLKEGAVKWIKWRDINAKIEPDLSEVNLAGINLRGANLKNVNLAKADLSKALLISANFTHANLSLANLQQSLLLQANLSEANLTGANLAASDLTDADLVAANLIGAELRDAKLLNADLSNANLVGTGLIGAKLKAANLNNANLSNATLCNTELIEAFLYQANFYKANLKNVHLNGAYLFGANFTNADLQAADLRWSNLSKVNFTGANLSKANLRGANINKSDLSQAILQGTVMPDGEIYF, encoded by the coding sequence ATGGCCAACATAGAACATCTCTCAAGACTTAAGGAGGGTGCAGTTAAATGGATTAAGTGGCGAGATATTAATGCAAAAATAGAACCTGACCTTAGTGAAGTTAACTTGGCTGGCATCAATCTCAGAGGCGCTAACCTGAAAAACGTTAATCTCGCCAAGGCAGATTTATCAAAAGCTTTATTGATTTCGGCTAATTTCACTCATGCCAATCTCAGTTTAGCTAATCTTCAGCAATCCCTACTTCTGCAAGCTAACCTGTCAGAAGCTAACCTAACTGGTGCTAATTTAGCAGCAAGTGACCTCACCGATGCAGACTTAGTGGCAGCTAACTTAATTGGTGCCGAACTGAGAGACGCTAAACTATTAAATGCAGATTTGAGTAATGCTAATTTAGTTGGTACTGGTTTGATTGGCGCTAAACTAAAGGCTGCTAATTTGAATAATGCTAACCTCAGTAATGCTACTCTGTGCAATACAGAATTGATTGAAGCTTTTCTTTATCAAGCTAATTTCTATAAAGCTAATTTAAAAAATGTCCATCTAAATGGTGCTTATTTGTTTGGCGCTAACTTTACCAATGCCGATTTACAAGCGGCTGATCTGCGATGGAGTAATTTGAGTAAAGTTAATTTTACGGGCGCTAATTTGAGTAAGGCTAATTTAAGAGGCGCTAATATCAATAAGTCAGATTTGAGTCAGGCGATTCTCCAAGGTACTGTTATGCCTGATGGGGAAATTTATTTTTAG
- a CDS encoding leucyl aminopeptidase, giving the protein MEFRATDTSLLDWSGDGLAIGFFEEAVDLTGDLAQLNEKLGGILQEIIAEAEFKAKEGSTVSTRIGSNSPIRKIILVGLGKVEALKLNSLRRAAAAAAKTAKKEKCKTLGISLPLWNNNPDLTTQAIVEGIELALHQDNRFKSETEDKGPQVEQVDLLGLSGQQAAITRAKSICSGVILARELVAAPANSLTPVTLAEIAESIAQEFGLVAEILEKEDCEKLGMGAFLGVAQASDLPPKFIHLTYKPEGTPRRKLAIVGKGLTFDSGGLNIKGAGSGIEMMKIDMGGAAATFGAAKAIAQLKPDVEVHFISAATENMISGRAIHPGDVLTASNGKTIEVNNTDAEGRLTLADALVYAEKLGVDAIIDLATLTGACVIALGDDIAGLWTSDDAVANQLTQAAETAGEKIWRMPLEEKYFEGLKSPIADMKNTGPRPGGSITAALFLKQFVKETAWAHLDVAGPVWADKENGYNNSGATGFGVRTLVNWALSET; this is encoded by the coding sequence ATGGAATTTCGCGCAACGGATACATCACTTTTAGATTGGTCTGGAGATGGACTAGCGATCGGCTTTTTTGAAGAAGCCGTAGACTTAACTGGCGATTTAGCGCAGTTAAATGAAAAACTCGGCGGTATCTTGCAAGAAATCATTGCAGAAGCCGAATTTAAAGCTAAAGAAGGTAGCACCGTTTCTACTCGCATCGGCAGCAATAGCCCGATTCGCAAAATTATATTAGTGGGACTTGGTAAGGTAGAGGCACTGAAATTAAACAGCCTGCGACGTGCGGCGGCGGCTGCTGCTAAGACAGCCAAAAAAGAAAAATGCAAGACGCTGGGTATTAGCTTACCACTATGGAACAACAACCCAGACTTGACTACCCAAGCAATAGTGGAAGGAATAGAATTAGCTCTCCACCAAGATAACCGCTTTAAGTCAGAAACGGAAGACAAAGGGCCACAAGTAGAACAAGTCGATTTACTGGGATTAAGCGGGCAACAAGCAGCGATTACTCGCGCTAAATCAATCTGTTCCGGAGTGATTTTGGCACGAGAATTGGTGGCAGCCCCAGCCAATTCCCTCACTCCGGTAACTCTAGCGGAAATTGCCGAATCGATCGCCCAAGAATTTGGCTTAGTAGCAGAAATCTTGGAAAAAGAAGATTGCGAAAAGCTTGGTATGGGAGCATTTTTAGGTGTCGCCCAAGCTTCTGACTTACCTCCCAAATTCATCCACTTAACCTATAAACCAGAGGGAACGCCTCGCCGCAAACTAGCCATTGTCGGCAAAGGTTTGACTTTCGACTCCGGCGGTTTGAATATTAAAGGTGCGGGTAGCGGCATCGAAATGATGAAAATCGACATGGGCGGTGCAGCTGCTACCTTCGGTGCAGCAAAAGCGATCGCCCAACTAAAACCAGATGTCGAGGTTCACTTTATTTCTGCTGCCACAGAGAATATGATTAGTGGTCGTGCCATTCACCCAGGTGATGTCCTCACCGCTTCCAACGGCAAAACCATCGAAGTGAATAACACCGACGCCGAAGGACGTTTAACCCTAGCCGATGCCCTAGTTTATGCCGAAAAACTAGGAGTTGACGCCATTATCGATTTAGCTACTCTCACTGGTGCTTGCGTAATCGCTTTAGGTGACGACATTGCCGGTTTGTGGACTAGCGATGATGCAGTTGCCAATCAATTAACCCAAGCAGCCGAAACAGCAGGTGAAAAAATTTGGCGGATGCCTTTAGAAGAAAAATACTTCGAGGGCTTAAAATCTCCGATCGCCGATATGAAGAATACTGGGCCACGTCCTGGTGGTTCCATCACCGCCGCTTTATTCCTCAAGCAATTCGTCAAAGAAACTGCTTGGGCACACTTAGACGTTGCTGGGCCAGTTTGGGCTGACAAAGAAAACGGCTACAACAACTCTGGTGCCACCGGTTTCGGTGTCCGCACTTTAGTTAACTGGGCGTTAAGCGAAACTTGA